In the Pithys albifrons albifrons isolate INPA30051 chromosome 3, PitAlb_v1, whole genome shotgun sequence genome, one interval contains:
- the HELB gene encoding DNA helicase B, translated as MAGRGPGWGAALELWGQLLPPRRAADSEEESEEECEEELHWVEAALPEAAGPELAAALPPRRAVIIQEDDTKKEYEVVGRFPLVGPWWKVNVKAKKIGSKYFVQGYPSYFLRTDIEENNRQVFSLFLKECDVPESFKEKFFAWLPGESMLNFRNLEEKLKQFQVAHIHPGRSQRDTKDYDIFYYVSKSLAGKAVLVALAFPRILEFLPVLLPRHVCCLLDMVHWQRQTEESNDTDGEQVDFQDKMLTKLDEILENEPWKLGFSRIIYKELNLLYCEAMWAAFCQCEHLLWKIPDLQKNALILYDQLKKWCREMGHTYEDQDELARFVSKDMSTEHVWQSLEFLKDQKVVIREKKLVFLPHLYKSEKDIAMYIADLLSNHTWKLDVDVRKILNISETSKETVDSKINNMQAREMDHPKEDNPDNHSGENHFPKKEVGSISGTLSKAEADLDQVIALEKICSNPVTIISGKGGCGKSTIVSCLFRHLNLMEKEVEAASKYFEKDLDASEEWSTYDHHWESENMHAKKSLNVLFTAPTGRATSLLSEKTQLPAYTLHQIIYSFKLWRQSEQAQPWKFSAVTVLIVDEGSLVSVRVLSLVLKLLCEHAQLAKLIILGDTRQLPSIDPGNMLADIFEGLKSRGFSVELRTNHRAESQLIVDNASRISHRQLPEFDEVLKVPAWNEEMTIPSPEKKFILIALPAGGNCDNLQTAIKALLKKGPGLEDAKLSQFIAFRRQDCDLINELCCQHYSNHSTRDHKNRLLFQTGDKISCTRNTYLRDLLPDCGFTDGSNGNECRSGETTLTTEAVENGKRLCNGDIFFITGDVEIDKQRLLTISSTYGSTFTVKYKALVKLCHIKHAWARTIHTFQGSEEKTVVYVVGNPGRQHWQHVYTAVTRGRCRVYVVAEELHLRRAVKNRNVPRKTRLQRFLREAIAETSNCPKQTSSPLMKCSQREELATSSVTQGAPDLPEPPSDLIKQERSSDLNKEQTDSLQQSPCKRHQTPSSEDTTKIPTTTVEESPLGSSRLKNLTLGQPTARKLFKKLPNDY; from the exons TTATTATACAGGAAGATGACACCAAAAAGGAGTATGAAGTAGTTGGACGTTTTCCATTAGTTGGTCCTTGGTGGAAAGTTAATGTTAAAGCTAAGAAAATTGGGTCCAAGTACTTTGTGCAAGGATATCCATCATATTTTCTGCGGACTGATATAGAAGAAAACAACCGACAAGTATTTTCACTCTTTCTTAAGGAATGTGATGTTCCTgagagttttaaagaaaaattttttgCTTGGCTTCCTGGGGAGTCTATGCTGAATTTTAGAAATcttgaagaaaaactgaaacagtTTCAAGTTGCACACATACATCCAGGGAGGAGCCAAAGAGACACCAAGGATTATGACATCTTCTACTATGTTTCAAAATCAC TTGCAGGGAAAGCAGTACTGGTAGCTCTGGCTTTTCCGAGGATACTGGAGTTCTTGCCGGTTCTTCTGCCACGCCATGTTTGCTGTCTGTTGGATATGGTGCATTGGCAAAGACAGACTGAAGAAAGCAATGATACGGATGGTGAGCAGGTAGATTTTCAAGACAAGATGCTAACCAAATTGGATGAGATATTAGAGAATGAGCCATGGAAACTTGGATTCAGCAGG ATTATCTATAAGGAACTGAACCTTTTGTACTGTGAGGCAATGTGGGCTGCCTTCTGTCAGTGTGAACATCTCCTCTGGAAGATTCCTGACTTGCAGAAGAATGCATTGATTCTGTATGATCAGCTCAAGAAATGGTGTAGAGAAATGGGACACACATATGAAGATCAAGATGAATTGGCTCGTTTTGTATCCAAAGATATGTCCACTGAGCATGTTTGGCAATCTCTTGAGTTTTTGAAAGATCAGAAGGTAGTAATTAGGGAGAAAAAGCTAGTATTTCTGCCTCATCTCTACAAATCTGAAAAAGACATTGCAATGTATATAGCTGACCTCCTGTCAAACCACACATGGAAACTGGATGTTGATGTGAGAAAGATACTTAACATTTCTGAGACATCAAAAGAAACGGTAGATAGCAAAATTAATAATATGCAGGCACGTGAAATGGATCATCCGAAGGAAGATAATCCAGACAATCATAGTGGTGAAAATCACTTTCCTAAAAAAGAAGTGGGGTCTATATCTGGCACGCTAAGTAAAGCAGAGGCAGACTTAGATCAGGTTATTGCTTTGGAAAAGATTTGTTCTAATCCTGTCACAATCATAAGTGGAAAAGGAGGCTGTGGGAAGAGTACAATAGTTAGCTGCCTTTTTCGTCATTTAAATCTGATGGAAAAAGAAGTGGAAGCTGCTTCTAAGTACTTTGAAAAGGACTTGGATGCATCTGAGGAGTGGAGTACATATGATCATCACTGGGAGTCAGAGAATATGCATGCAAAAAAAAGTTTGAATGTGCTGTTTACTGCACCTACAGGGAGGGCGACAAGTCTTTTGAGTGAAAAAACTCAGCTTCCTGCATATACACTGCATCAG ATTATCTATAGTTTTAAATTGTGGAGGCAGAGTGAACAAGCACAGCCGTGGAAGTTTTCTGCTGTTACAGTTCTGATTGTGGATGAAGGAAGTCTGGTGTCTGTACGCGTTCTTAGCTTAGTTTTAAAACTCTTGTGTGAGCATGCTCAGCTTGCAAAACTTATTATTCTAG GTGATACTAGGCAGCTACCAAGCATAGACCCAGGGAACATGTTAGCTGATATCTTTGAGGGTCTTAAATCAAGAGGCTTTTCTGTGGAACTGCGAACTAACCACAGAGCTGAATCACAGCTAATTGTAGATAATGCATCAAG AATCTCTCACCGGCAGCTTCCTGAATTTGATGAGGTGCTGAAAGTTCCTGCTTGGAATGAGGAAATGACAATTCCAAGCCCAGAGAAGAAATTTATTCTTATTGCTTTGCCTGCTGGAGGGAATTGTGACA atttgcAAACTGCCATAAAGGCTTTACTTAAAAAAGGGCCAGGATTGGAGGACGCCAAACTATCACAATTCATTGCTTTCAGAAG GCAAGATTGCGATCTAATAAATGAACTTTGTTGCCAGCACTATTCAAATCATTCAACGAG AGACCATAAAAACCGACTTTTATTTCAAACTGGGGACAAGATTTCCTGCACACGGAATACGTATCTGAGGGATCTCTTGCCAGACTGTGGTTTCACAGATGGTTCTAACGGCAATGAATGCAGAAGTGGAGAAACCACCCTCACTACAGAGGCTGTTGAGAATGGCAAGCGACTTTGCAATGGAGATATATTTTTCATAACAGGG GATGTAGAAATTGATAAACAGCGCTTACTGACCATCAGCAGCACGTATGGCTCCACGTTCACTGTGAAGTATAAGGCACTGGTGAAGCTATGTCACATAAAACATGCATGGGCCAGAACTATTCACACATTTCAG GGTTCCGAGGAGAAAACTGTTGTGTACGTGGTTGGCAATCCCGGTcggcagcactggcagcacgTGTACACGGCCGTGACCAGGGGGCGCTGCCGCGTCTATGTTGTGGCTGAAGAGCTGCACCTCAGGAGAGCAGTCAAGAACAGGAACGTGCCCAGAAAAACTCGCTTACAGAGGTTTTTGAGAGAGGCAATTGCAGAAACAAGCAACTGTCCCAAACAAACGTCCTCTCCCCTGATGAAGTGCTCGCAACGTGAAGAGCTCGCAACTTCATCTGTAACTCAGGGTGCTCCTGACTTGCCTGAACCTCCAAGTGACCTCATAAAACAGGAAAGGTCATCAGATCTCAATAAAGAGCAGACAGACAGTTTGCAGCAAAGTCCTTGTAAAAGACACCAAACTCCTTCATCTGAGGACACTACAAAAATACCCACT ACAACAGTAGAAGAATCCCCACTTGGATCTTCCAGACTTAAGAATCTAACTTTGGGACAACCAACTGCTAGGAAGCTTTTCAAAAAGCTACCAAACGATTATTAA